The Gopherus evgoodei ecotype Sinaloan lineage unplaced genomic scaffold, rGopEvg1_v1.p scaffold_128_arrow_ctg1, whole genome shotgun sequence genome has a window encoding:
- the LOC115639801 gene encoding olfactory receptor 6N1-like: MTDRDWGNQTAIKEFIILGFRNLPDLQIPLFLMFQVTYMATVAGNTLIVVLIVADQHLQTPMYFFLGNLSCLETCYTSTILPRLLASLLTGDKTISVSACITQLYFFGSLACTECYLLAGMSYDRYLAICKPLRYSTLMNNRFCLQLAAGSWLNGFLATAIFVLFLSQLIFCGPNEIDHFYCDSIPLMELSCSDTHQVIFLAFILVSVFTLPPFLLTLTSYVCIIATILRIPFTTGKQKAFSTCSSHLIVVTIFYASIMTVYLLPKRDILRDLNKVVSLCYTVLTPLVNPLIYSLRNREVKETLCKAVSKYVAFTKTCKNT; this comes from the coding sequence ATGACAGACAGAGACTGGGGAAACCAAACGGCCATCAAAGAATTCATCATTCTGGGATTCAGGAATCTCCCTGACCTGCAGATTCCTCTCTTCCTGATGTTCCAAGTGACCTACATGGCAACCGTGGCTGGGAACACACTCATTGTGGTTCTCATTGTGGCTGACCAGCACCTTCAAacacccatgtacttcttcctgggcaacttgtcctgcttggagacctgctacacctcaaccatcctgcccaggttgctggccagtctcctgactggggacaaaaCCATCTCAGTCAGTGCCTGCATCACACAACTGTATTTCTTTGGTTCCCTGGCATGTACAGAATGCTATCTCTTGGCAgggatgtcttatgatcggtatttagcgatatgTAAACCCCTGCGCTATTCAACTCTTATGAATAACAGGTTTTGCCTCCAATTGGCTGCTGGGTCATGGTTAAATGGTTTTTTGGCTACTGCCATCTTTGTCTTATTCCTATCGCAGTTAATATTCTGTGGCccaaatgaaattgaccatttctattGTGATTCCATTCCACTGATGGAACTCTCCTGCAGTGATACCCACCAGGTCATATTTTTGGCTTTCATATTAGTTTCTGTATTCACCCTGCCTCCATTCCTACTAACCCTGACATCCTACGTGTGCATTATcgccaccatcctgagaatccctttcaccactgggaaacaaaaggccttttccacctgttcctctcacctcattgtggtgacaattttctatgcaTCCATAATGACTGTGTACCTGCTACCGAAACGTGATATACTGAGAGACCTGAACAAAGTGGTCTCTCTTTGCTACACGGTCCTGACTCCGCTGgtaaaccccctcatctacagcctgagaaacagagaggtcaaggaaaCCTTGTGCAAAGCAGTCAGTAAATATGTGGCTTTCACCAAAACATGCAAAAACACCTAG